The DNA sequence CACCATGACGGAAGATGCCCAGTGATTGTGGCTGTTCACAGTGGTTATCGTAGCCACCTTGACAGGTCGCGCACTGACCACAGCCAATCCAGGGGTAGATCAGTCGTTGCTGGCCGATCAGCGTTTTGTCAGCCTCCGCGCCTACCGCCACAACTTCACCGACAATCTCATGCCCCATGACCAGCGGCATGGGCATTGTGCTGTCAGCAAAGTTTATTTTTTCACCGTTACCCAGATTCTGATAGCCATCCTGAATATAGACATCGGAATGACAGACACCCGCGTGCGTCACTTTTACCAGAACGTCCTGCGCACGCAGCTCAGGTAGCGGGTGTGTCACCGCAACAGGCTCGCCGCCATAGTTCTGCAGCTGGAAACTCTGCGAGAGCATCATGTTAACCCCCGGGCTTAATGACATATTGCTGGTTGTCGTCCGGATGCGTGAGCAGATTACAGACTGCTGCCGTATCGGAAGGCGGTTGCTGAGGGTAGGTTTCGAGAATGTTCCAGGCGCCGTTTTTAACCTGCCCCAGATAGATATCAACGGTGAAATGATGCGTCGCCGCATCCAGGCGAGAAATACCGCCAGGACCATCTACCGTTGATCCTTTTTCCAGTGCCTCAATCAATGGCATGCGTTCTACCGAATTGGCGACCCGGACGCCATTAGCCCAGTGCATCACGGCATACCAGCCATCAATGGCGGTTTCGTTGATATAGGGCGTTTTATTGCCGAACTTCGCCTGCAAACGTTGCAGGAACTGCTTATTAACCGGCGTATCCAGCTCCTGAAAATAGGCATAGGCTGCAAGGATGCCTTCGCTCTCGTTGGGTGTAAGAATGCGGTTTTCATTGCCAACACCAAAATCGCTGGAGGCAATCGGAATTTGCCCGACTATCCCTGCGGCCGCCCATTGCCGGAAGAAAGAGATATGGTTGCCCCCCACTAACAGTGAAAACACCATGTCAGGTTTGGCGTCCTGGATTTTTTTGATGGTGGTACCGAAGTCGGTGACATCAAGGGGAAAGAACTCAGTAGCGACAACTTCCGCACCGGAATC is a window from the Pantoea sp. CCBC3-3-1 genome containing:
- a CDS encoding ABC transporter substrate-binding protein encodes the protein MAISRRSLLKNSMLSLAAVPFISKVQAAEPIKIAAIFDQSGGLDIYGQPVMNCVELAIDDINKQGGLLGRPVELVKYDPQSNIQYYTQFATQAATRDHVSAVFGGVTSASREAIRPILRRYKTPYFYPSLYEGGVCDRNSFEIGTTPAQTVARIVPYAVKQWGKKIYVIAADYNFGHISADWVSKYAKDSGAEVVATEFFPLDVTDFGTTIKKIQDAKPDMVFSLLVGGNHISFFRQWAAAGIVGQIPIASSDFGVGNENRILTPNESEGILAAYAYFQELDTPVNKQFLQRLQAKFGNKTPYINETAIDGWYAVMHWANGVRVANSVERMPLIEALEKGSTVDGPGGISRLDAATHHFTVDIYLGQVKNGAWNILETYPQQPPSDTAAVCNLLTHPDDNQQYVIKPGG